The Manduca sexta isolate Smith_Timp_Sample1 chromosome 1, JHU_Msex_v1.0, whole genome shotgun sequence sequence tttgattaatttcgttgcgggataatgacaaattaattttccctgaaactcggcgagcttcaccgctcggtgtcatacaatgctactgctgatcctggcttacaggagttgtagtggcgggtgtgagggcgggaaaagCTTTAATCTGTTTGTCagtccaaatttattttttctaaaacgaATACAGTTTGTCAGGCGAGATATGCAATTCTTTTGtatactgaatattttttattgaaattcattTCATCTATCTGTAAATCTTTGCAAGCCTATGTTTAGCACTGCACATActgcggctgataatgatgataaaaaATGGCAATTAATGTATGGCTTAATATTTGTTACAGAGAGGAATTAAGAAACAAGGTGCAATATGCTGGCTCGGTTTACAAATGCGAGCTGTGTATCATCGGGTTTTATACTCAACAACAAGTTGAGGACCACTTCCTGTCTGCTCATAGAGCGGTGAGTGACTATGGGTATAAATTTGTCGAGTGCATGCGCGTGCGCCGCTCGTAAATTAAGTGTACGTTGGTCCTTGCTAATGTAGGGCTCAGGTCAGGGGTGATCTGAACCTGAccagtgatatttttattatgtcaacACCCTGTGAAAGTAACGaagaatgttgttttttttaaattctggtACTGCATAGTGACGTCGCcgcacctgacggtaagcgtGATGCCGaccagataaagtatcgaatggcaaCACATAGCTATCTCATACCATTGGACACAATCATGCCTaagatgcttcttcacgctacggcaggacccaggattataggaaggagggaacacgtgTTGGCAAATTATTCCAAAGACTGATGGTGCGGGAAAGAAGAGTTAGCGAACCTATGAAGTCGGGCCGTGAtggctttaaccattaagcagTGGCTTAGCATGCCAGCACGCGTGGTTCTGCTGAGTTTTATCAAAGACTATTTTAGTACTTCCGCTCGGATGCTCGCATCGGGTTAGACGCCCATTTTTTTGCACTTGAGCCTTGGGCGCCGGGAAGGAGTACAAGGAGGCGCACGTGCACCCCCTGTCcggaacaaaacaataaaaatacctgAATGACTATGGACTACGgaggttttattatgttttagcaTACGCAAAtacaagtttaataatatttataaataaaaataaaataaaaagattttattcatcacgtaggcgaacatagttgcacttatgataagtcaagacATGAGAATATCTAAttattacttacaatattaaatattatgcagtACCTACTGAGTGACTGAATGACTCGAGTTCTTGGTCATATAGCTATCTATTGcgtatgaacattttttttctagcaTTATTAACCTATATGTATGTGTTCAGAAACCAGGGCATACGGCATGCAAAATATGCTACGTGTATGTGGAGGAACCTAAAATGAGAGCCCATATAGACATGCACCATTATAGGTAAGGAAAACGTGTTAAAtctaagttaaaatataataatctactgatataatgattactataatgatttactggtggtagatctctcatatgtgagagtgtGCCTGGGTacgtaccatcgcaatgtctatttctgccgccaagcagtgtgtagtcactgttgtgttccggtttgaaggacattgtagccagtgtaactactggatatactgagcacaatggaataccaaacaatactttataattcaatgtgttggtatttctactgtttatcggtcgtatcgcttaccatcaagcaaacggcaagctcgtctaacGAGACGAATGAATAAcgattcaaagcaataaaaaattaaaaaccattttACTTATGATCTTTCTCCTCATCCCATCTTACTAATGTCACCTAACTTCTAATAAAGAAGTAagatttataattgttttaggtACGTGTGCAAACTATGCGGTTATGTGGAGTACATAGTGAAGTTGATGCAAATGCATGTGAGGTCGCATCTCAGCAAGCAGGTGCCGAGTAACGTGATCAAGATAGGAGATGTTGGGACCACCACGAGTGGTAAGGTGAGTCTGGGTGATAAGACAGACAAAAAACATCACGCCTCTGCCCCtgaaggtaggcagaggtgttatgAGCACACTTTCTGACGTTTATGTTCCgatatatgtttgtatttttaatttaaagtggtTGCATTGTTGACAGACTAGAAAGAAAAAAGACAAGGAGAAAGACAGGGAAGTAAAGAGCACTCCAAAACCGGGCGACTTGAGGAAACTGCTCTCAAAAACAACCATAGAAGGATATCAGTGTTTGGAATGTGATATGTTTTTCAAGTGAGTTActaaatggtttttttttttttcataaaaatccctatttaatatatatatttttttattataatactgtatTCTATTTTGaatcttatgattttttttataaaaacctttttttatattcaaaacttctttgaaaaacatttttttttttttgttcttaggAATTCCCGAGCCAGGAAAAATCACGTGGCGCGATGTCACAGAGAGGGCCTGCAGTGTGACCATTGTAAAAAACGATTCGTGAACAGAACAACGCTGGTAACTCATCTCAGGTAAGAATAACTTAGTGCCgtgtaaataaatcaatcatcCTTACCCTTCCTTGTTGGGTGCGGAACAGACTGTTGAGACGCACGTCGGCAGAAACAAagcccaaggacacacacctctgacttttttaaaattatgtgtttattctttgtgaattatcgctcgttttgacggtaaaagaaaacatcgtgaggaaacctgcttaccTGAGAAATCGTAGACCGTATATAATACAGATctgatattatatgtatactataacgagaaaataaaaaataattataacgaaCAATATCATTGGAAAAATAACCAATATTAATTAtcgaaaaaaacattaataattttaattctcactcaaaatattaaaaccattgtaagtaaatatgattaaaaagttaaatacgatttaattttatacttgttTTAATGATTAAGGCCCACTAGTCCCACCCTATGTGGAATTAAAGTCGTATTCTCCGCTGCATCCTGTATAAAATTCCATAGCACTCCCATCATCTCGATTTTTCCCATTCGCAGGCTCCACGAAGGCCCTCTCCCGCGCGAGGAGTGTCCCATCTGTCACAAGATGGTGCGCGTCATTCAGTTAAAGTACCACATACGGCGTCATCAGAACAGAAGTCGATATGAATGTACAGATTGCAGCAAAGTGTTCTCGCACTTGGCGACTTACCAGGCGCATCTCAAGTACTCCAGGGCGCATGCGTCGGATCAAGTTTTCAAGTAAGAGTAGTTCGTAATTTACATaagtttttttgtatatgtagGCATAGCAAAGTGAGCaaactgcaactgatggtaagtagggtcaaatagaatgtcgattgatgagAGTTGATTACCCTTCGACGGTCATCGCAATATCCACCTATAGGTAAGTACATATTGTAActtaaacgtcgggagaaaataatgatagaaaaaacgcgataaaaatagttatgtatatttcaatcccaaaaaaatatttttagtgtaatATTATAGATTGCGACTAAGAGGCTAGTAATTTACCACTACTAAAAGTTTTTAGGAAACCATGTTTTCATTTTAGACCGGGATTATTTTTCACCATCATTTTGTTCTCACAACTTACCCCCTTGATGTTCAAATTCCTCCGATTTGGAGGGAATTGCCCTATCTGACATCACTGCTAATATCAGTAATGTTTATATGACAATATCCTTTATAGACAcggatttgtaaaataaacatatgtataatgatttcttatgtttacgcgaaagttagacattgaaataaaactattttgctgaTTTcatagcggtttttatattataattttctctcgacgtttcgaagactttgcagccctcATGGTCACGTATGAATAATATAAGAATGATATATGCATGTTTGTCCACAGATTTCCATGTCCAATGTGCAATAAAGGCTATCCGACCAAGCAGGCTATGCAGGACCACTTCAATTACCAACATCTAGGAAAGACTTCGCACAAATGTCCAATATGTGAAAAGGTATGCTATCTACACAAacaaacaggccggcgtaattgtggcgactggcgaggAGTAATCTCGCGTCAGTAGACACAATCGgtaccccactctacttacaaacagatgtagtggggtcacttatCCGAGCTCgtgtaaaaaatacatacatacataaatacatagtatcacgcctctatcccatagggatAGGTAGAGACTACCGAttgcaattatggaaaaaataACTGCCTAAAATTTATCTGGTGTCCAGATGTCGAGACATATGTgtgtatgaatattaaatactcATAAACAACACATAAATTGACTTAAAGCTATTTTTATCTCGAACAATTCTTTTATTTCGAGACATGCGTAGACATGCCGAGTTTATTATCacctagtattaaatatttatttatcttacagCCTATAGCCTCCAGATCTAATGTAGATAAACACATAATGAGAGTACACGGCGAGAAGAAGGAGAAACCTCGGAATCATGTGTGTCAGATGTGCGGCAAAGGATTCACTGTAAGTCGCTCGCTTATTAATCATTCACTCTTTATCATTCACCCTCTATCAGTCTCCTTTCAATCATTCACTCTTTGTCAATCAATCTTGTCAGTTTTTTGTTCATATACTATTTGTTCATCAGTCCATCAATCATTCATTCCTTCAGTTCACCAATAGTTGCGGTTACTTGTCTGTATAAAGATAGTAATTAGAACCACGACTTTTTtataggggtaagcagaggaattttggaaaatatagaaaaattgcCATCAAGAAGTACAGGAAGGGAGAagggtacaaaaaattatgtacaacTTTCGAGAATAAGTGTGCCCCCTAAAAAAAACcagtcgaattgataacctcctttttttgaagtcggtcaAAAAGAAGTAACAAAAAGGCTTGATTAGAACCATTTTATTTCAGGACAAGAAAGCCCTCACCCAACACGAAGTGATTCACTCGAGGGATCGTCCACTCTCCTGCGACATTTGTCAGCAAACGTTCAAGCAAAAAGCGTCCTTATACACGCACAGGAAACGCGTGCACAAAGTGTTTCCTACGAAGCGAGTGGTGCAATACATGGACAGTGGAACTGAGACGCAGTAGGTGGATTAGGTTTAGGTACGGTCAGCAAAAAAAGatgttaacaaattaataactttaaatcactttgataattttatgttactACAATTGACTATAAAAATTAcgattaaactaaaattatagatttttttatgctttggCGAGACGAACTTGgagttcgtctgatggtaagcgatacgaccgataaacaaaagaaacaccaacaccttgaattccaagtattgtttggtattccactgcgctcgccatcctgagacatctcatgtctcattttgtccagtagttacactggctacaatgttcttcaaactggtaTACAACagctttgaagttttgaatttgttcagtaaTTTATGCGGTTGACTGTACAAGATGGAGGCAATAGGCTAATATctctgttaatattttttctttattataacataacagttaggaagttttattaaaataataattgttatttttttgtattattaacaactaacttttgctcgcggcttcgtccgcgtgaataagttttccgggataaaagtcccgctatatattttcctgggataaaaagtaaagcCCATAACcgtcccagggtcttaaactatctccataccaaatttcataaaaatccgttcagtggattttgagaaaatcgacatacagacagataaggggtctttattttacaatatgtatagatgtatgCATAAACTTGTTGACGGACTATAAAAGAatggtattaaaaaattatcccAGTCGGTATCTAAAGATcgatccaaaaaaaaaacaatcaacatAAGTAGTCTTGCGATCAAACTCTATTCTGATTAGTTTATTTTCTATCTGACTTCGATCAAGTTTGTTTTTCGGTAAACTGACTTTAAAAATCGATTATCGTATCGATTACAATCTTTTAATCGATAGTGGACTTTGAAAATCTGATATAGCCAATAGTATTATAACATAAACTTCGcttcagttggctgtcagataaaaaaaacgattttagtatcatttcgatttaaaaaatcGATTATCATATCCATTACAATCTTTGAATCGATAGTGGGCCTTGAAAATCGGACATAGTCAATAGTATAACTTGAACTTCACTTCAGTTGActgtcagataaaaaaaaatcgattttaagaTCGACAACGAAAATGGatcaaaataaacttaacgtttgagtaattttgattggttaattttgaCTATTGATTAGTTGGCTGAGGTTTTAGAAATGGGTACTAGGGCTGTCAATTGAAATTATCGATAGATACTTGTACGCATTATATGCTGACAGTATTGTTTGTGATTACagaaacttgtaataaaatagtgtaataaagtatttactgtaaataaatgaaaatgaagaTATTAGTGCATTAGCCATGtatacataaaagtaatttaaaaaaaatgttatcaagtGTTTTTTGGTCTAAATAAAATGTCGCTGACTCACTATGACAAGATTCTATGTTACATTTTTtggcacaaattgaattatatatcgCATTTTTTTAATGGGAtgctggaatcccccggcttagtgACTTCTGGGCCTGGAGGAaaggaggggatagctgggaaggaagtagCTACCCCCTCCCTATTACCCTCGGAACTGctgtggttgctaagccgggggatcgcctgtacaccattCGCAAGGTACCCCCGGTGAAAACCAACGGTGGCTCtcccaaatatatatatataagtatatagcagccctaaatattgaatttttcgaGGCGGAGCAAAATCTGGAAAATACCAcccctatatttttacctttgtcatcattGTTTCGCACCCCGCgggaaatattttgtgtttaatgtTCTGAACGTCTTAGTTGCAAAGTTGCATTAATGTTGAGTTGTGTAATACCAAGTTTGCATTTGCCgacctctaaattcgccgcccggtaTGGGTCCAAATCCCTCCAGATTTTTTTTAGCACCCACGGTTTGAGTAAATTATTATAGTCCGTTCAGAAAGAAAACCGTCGTGGCATTTGAATCGCTACTAtgcttaattacttttattatttagtttcgatatgtttctatacaaaaatcccTTAAAATAACACGCAAGATCATTTATAACAAGCAATACATGAGAAATATgtttaacatttaccaaatggTGGGGAAGGGTTGCTATATAAAAATCGTAaagttagttcacttttcggccatgacggttctctttctgaacaAACTATGTAGAGTTATTTTCAATGTAATGTAGttacatttagtaacgtaatgtcaaaattaacCTTTATAAGCAGAGTTTAAAGCAATGTGATGCCTTTATAGACACACGTCTTCATGTTTAGTATTATGGAATATACATGTttcaaattttgattttttatgtttacgcgaatgttaaacattgaaataaaactattttgcggtttttatattataattttctccacaCTTTTCGAAGACAGCAACTGAAGTCTGGCAAGCTTCAAgacactgagctcattctgcgtagatcggaccgccaacagctaaaaaatttaaaaattgcataattGTGAAagttaggtagatattgtaactttaactttgatGACGAACAgctcagtccgctccgtgaccacgaaagctgcagtcttcgaaacgtcgggaaaaaaatataatattaaaaccgcgataaaatccccaaaatagttttatttcaatgtctaacattcgcgtaaacataagctctcttattcatagacttttttcaTCTATGgatggagtaaagctgtgataacaagataaaattgttgtatctcaatattagccaatcacaacggccctatgtctacgcactgcgaaggctgccatgccgtcagcactgagaaacaaacttgttatcacagctttactccgtccttagataaaaaaacatctatgaataagggggaaggAATCAAACATTGCGTAGAAGTAGAAAAACGATGAAGGcacaatctaaaaattattGACTCGCAGAGTTCTGAGATTacatagagcggacattgggaagattgttatacaaaaattttgcacttATGTGACAGTCACTCAATGTACTGCCagcgccacacacagacaaatatttgaacaaagactttgccacacattAGAACACAGTTACAGATCAAATTTCATTTTGGcatttacttttaggtttccaaacaatcggttctccttcaagcaactcggtaactttgaacgctttgatgtgtggtcgaaaaaccgataccgaatggcaaatacgcaaacatttagacaaaatttgcacaaatacgctaatacccgtgccacacatgagttcaaacaagtgttcaaatattattgctatgtgtggcgccggcatactgtgaaatagcaaaacaccaatgtaaaatacttaaatattttccatatcatgatttgcacgtttttaatgcgaatattggcatattctgtatatatattgttattatattaaatatctaaggacgctgtgacatcttatcATATAGCCAgttcagaaagagaaccgtggtggccgaaaagtgaactaacttTTGAATATTACATAGCAACACTTTCCCGccatttggtaaatgttaaactcattgtcatgtattgctttgttataaatgatcttgcgtgttgttttaagggatttttgtatagaaacataccGAAACTAAACTAAAGAGGTAATTAAGCACAgtagcgacctcaaatcccacgacGGTTCTCTTTGTGAACAGACTGTACGGACATTTCACATAAGATTTATTACCAACTAGCAACCCGcgccggcttcgcacgggtgcaatgctgatactaaatacactacagaaaaactgtgaacgttgtatataaaaacatagcggcccgctctggcttcgcacgggtataacataacaaaataacagcatttctccactatttaatggatgttattatacatataaaccttcctattgaatcactctatctattaaaaaaaaccgcatcaaaatccgttgcgtagttttaaagatttaagcatacaaagggacatagggacagagaaagcgactttgttttatactatgtagtgatatctTTGTTGACTCAGCTAACCAAGTGGACGCTAGCCATTACGCTTTATACTCGTGTGCATTGGCCTTTAAGTGTGATTgaaaaatgttatgtatataagtgcgttattaatataatgagtaggtatattttatgtacctatgaataaatatttattattaatttgtttgtttggcTTATATACcctgtgtggaacggactgccaagacgaatgtccgctggtttaaatccaaagggcacacaactattccttttctaaaattatgtgtgtattctttgtgaattatcgcggtgaaggaaaacatcgtgaggaaacttgcatacctgagaagttctctataggaattttgagcaTGAATGAAGTCTACCCACAatacagcgtggtggagtaaggcctaacctctcagtagaggaggcccgtgcagtgggacagtatataatacagggctgatattattattatattatatatccccTAAAGCTGACGTATGCGAGTCTAGACATTTATTTTAGCATAATTATTTCGTTACAATTTGTGTGTACGGGAAATTCCACAGAATAGGGCCATAGAAACCACggaattatgtaaaaaatagagcatatttattttattttttttatatcttcgaAGGCAGGCgagctgatggtaagtagtcACTTTAGCTCATGGATTTTGGCTATGGTAGACAGCCAAGCCGCTGCAAGAAacgaatatccaaaaaaaaaaatttgaaaacattgatcccaaaatttgtaataaattgcgCTTATAAACTCAATGGAGAATGGAGGGGGCCGAGGTTCCGCTTTTTCGACGTTGAAatgcaatcatatctaagcgaaataaaattaaatttattagtgttttaaagttttcattgtaatatgaaaattcataacaattcaactttatactttataaagatatagtttaatgttattaaaattgtcctagacctgcAAAATCTCGATCAAATGACGCAGGAaaaatggcgattcaaaatatttatttaattcattttctgtatatttgtcgcttagatatgattgccttcaAGCAACAACTTGATACTTGCGAACTGTAGGTatggaaagtttttttttatccacaCTAAAGGAAATACTATAAACTACTTATctaaactacaataaaaaaccaactaaaatattaatacattttattttcaaaaatacattttcaaaaggtaCGCAAATCAGGCACAGATCCAGAACATTTCGGGGGGCATGACCCCCCACAACATTAACATTAGtatgtgatatttatttattcaacgtttatataacttttaacagttaaaaagtttattgatCTAAGCGACATTATTTCGATATACTAAAATAGGTTCAAAATCAGAAAAAATCACTGTTTTCCAATGCCTAATATCTATACAagataatatttcaaacatacCGCTTTACGGCTGATTACAATTAACTATCCAAACCGCTAACCAAGCGTTAATGGTAAAactaaaccaatcaaaataactaagaGCCTGTCAATCTTTATTctatttgtcttttttatacgtgcaccaCAAAGTGGacccactgcgcctgatggtaaggagtggggtccaatagaatgtcgactgacgagagacgattacccctcagtcgacacaattatgcctgttggaaccggatatacacaggctgatcccggaacgcgacacacgtgtgccactatggcgggttttaacaccttgtgtgcggtcgctatccgggatattaaatatatcctactacccgCAAAAAACTATAAACTACAGTAAAAACCGGTTAGCGACATTGAAGTTACCACCGAATCTGGGCGCTAAAATTGacacttttttaatattcatttatttaaaggcACCAATTTAGTCGCTATAACCGATACGGCGCTTTAACCGGAATCGTTATAACCGGTTCCTACTGTATATTGATCAAAACCGACGATAGCGATTAAGATAGTTAATATAATTCAGCCACAAATCAATAAACCTTACAACCGTTTGAATTGCAAAAAACTACATTGCGAAACGTCTTGAGACTCCCACATTTCGTACAATCGGCGGGGAGCAGAGTATGTTTAACCTGACCCTAGTTCTCTTCTAAACTTAAAAAGGATTTAACCTCCAATAATAGACACTAACCGCCATTTCCAAAGAACGATccaaatcgcttttttcgatctcgAAAATAGAGcaaattattgatattacaaATCGATggttcctaagtaaactattgtatctgagaaaatagcgatattcacttttttaacgtttcgttatGTAGGTATTGTTTCCTGCCAAAACccattataaaaaagtttgtaaatgatttttaatgagtgttttttcgtttattatcttttgaattaaatgggtttggtagtaaagtaTATATACTGTATCCCAAATATCACCATCACCAAAGGTtacccaaagattttcagatcaaCGTTTTAGAAACAGAAGGCACCCAGTGACGTCCTGCAACGTTCATTAGGAAGGGTAACCATGTTAAAGGTGGACGACAAACGCCACGCTCGCtagcattataaaatattataaacaaactattttaatattcaaatatattcaaagcCTTTTTAGTCTACCCCGTGAAATATCTCCGGGTTggccaaagtgatattgatattgaatttttcttcTTAGGATCGGGCCGGAGTCTTGAAGGGAGTCTTGAAGAATGTACGCCCGATGTGATGATAGGCTCATCACATCGGGCATAGGTAAAGTACCTAGATAGCGAAACGCTAAAATGTGAATGTCGCAATTTTTTCAGATGCGATAGTTACTTAGGTGCCGttgaaatgagttattttggattctcgaaatcggattgagattgggatcggtCAATGAAAACTGCTGTTAATGCTCACCTTATCTTAATAAGGCACTATTACTTATATACAATGCcttaaaacaaattaacgaCGAAGTTTCATTGGacaattcattttttaaattgataatgttTAATACAGAGTGCGTCCATGGATGTGGATGCTAAGCGACGCGCTAGGAAAATATATCTAATGAATCTATCTTGCCTTTAAGATAGAAATTGGCATAGACAGGGCGTAGCTACCCGtgtatcagccgtatcaatgatacggggcccccgagctttggggtccctcttggcccatacctacattaaactaagcaggcgccCAAAGTTCGCACTGCTCTTAAGAGCCCCCAACAACTTAATATAGGGCTCCTCTATGCCAAACTAGGCTACTGCATGCAGAATACGATTCCACGCTATTTCACAAAGATAACACGACTGTGTTACCAGCTTAAACtgccatacagaataaggcccctgttcgAAAAGGTAAAATTAATTCACTTTGCATCCTACAGCTTAGCTACCAATGGAAACACACCCTCACAATGGTTATTCATTctcaataattaaaacaaatcgcTGGCTCAATATCCCAAgatcctatgttaatttttatgagattaaaaatatattggcaaAAATTAGAAAAGAGATGGTTCCCTCTTTATTTAACTCCgggtttattgaaaattttcaccgtACAAAGACTTTGATATGTTATTTATCAAATTGCAAATcacatataacaaaaacttGTAATACTGAGCCAGAGAAATATAACACCAAAACTATATATTCTAAATCCGCTTACATCTTATGTTTATAACAAGTTTGAACTATTAACAATTGATGtcattttgtacaaatattcacattaaatgCATACAAATGATACTTAGCACCTATTGAATAACAAAAGACTTCGAAAATTACACTAATCTTTCAGCTCCTCTGCAATTTGGCCAATATATGTGCCAATATGACCAATACGCGAGGccaacatgtttttttatacatgcaacagcagtgaccgcactgcacctgatggtaaataaagtggtccaatagaatttggACCGAGCgacgattatccctc is a genomic window containing:
- the LOC115449767 gene encoding zinc finger protein 197, whose protein sequence is MEQGVDNNYTTVCCTCLSSGRNLFSLTNSTHVLQIFRLLMHDYTGDRLGETIPELEQLVCWECLAVMKRFVKFKWQVHNAQEHLRVLALSRTQEMVDHSYMSQSLSTLEVDTKNDYDKIFFDFSFGGDDCQQYIAITTSENVKNEQYDVIQAVRDNINLDIDGHILEVPEIVLENPVTGMMSHIVVGTDTLVSNTDTYGTTIKGEPPHLTIGPIPEKNEKVVISKPICKQEKVEVKTPGYMMEYMNETDMMACREELRNKVQYAGSVYKCELCIIGFYTQQQVEDHFLSAHRAKPGHTACKICYVYVEEPKMRAHIDMHHYRYVCKLCGYVEYIVKLMQMHVRSHLSKQVPSNVIKIGDVGTTTSGKTRKKKDKEKDREVKSTPKPGDLRKLLSKTTIEGYQCLECDMFFKNSRARKNHVARCHREGLQCDHCKKRFVNRTTLVTHLRLHEGPLPREECPICHKMVRVIQLKYHIRRHQNRSRYECTDCSKVFSHLATYQAHLKYSRAHASDQVFKFPCPMCNKGYPTKQAMQDHFNYQHLGKTSHKCPICEKPIASRSNVDKHIMRVHGEKKEKPRNHVCQMCGKGFTDKKALTQHEVIHSRDRPLSCDICQQTFKQKASLYTHRKRVHKVFPTKRVVQYMDSGTETQ